GGGGCCTTGGGTTTTGAAGCCCTCTCCCGCGGCGCGGCCTTCTGCCTGTTCGTGGAGACCGACGAGGCCGCCCGCGGCGCGATCCGCGAGAACGTCGATGCGATGGGCCTGTTTGGCCGCACCCGCGTCCACCGCCGCTCGGCCATCGACCTCGGCCAGCGTCCAGGCGCCGACGGCCCGGCCTTCGACCTCGCCTTCCTCGATCCGCCCTACGCCAAGGGCCTGGGCGAGACCGCGCTGGCCAAGCTGCGGGACGGCGGCTGGCTGGCGCCGGAGGCTCTGATCGTCTTCGAGCGCGGCTCGGCCGAACCGGCCTTCAGCGTCGAAGGCTTCGAGGTGCTGGCCGCGCGCGACTACGGCGCCGCGCGCGTCCATTTTCTCAAGCTCGGAGCGCGACCAGGCGAAGTGGAAACCGGCTCGCCGTCCGGAAGCGCAACCAAGTAAAAGCGTCACCAACCCCGGACTGACGTCCGGTTGTCGAGCTGGGCCCGCAGGTTCACCAGACCGTCGCGGGTCACCCGATAGGGCTGGCCATCGCGGCTGGCGATCAGCCGTCGCTTCTTGAGGCTTTTGAAGACGGCGAGATCGCATTCGTCGAGCCGCCAGCCATCGCGGCTGATGCAGGTGGCCCGGGTCACGTGACCTCGGTCGTCGCGTTCAAGGAGAATCTGGCCGCCTTGGGCCAGGGCGTGCAGCGTGCGTTGCTGCGCTTTGGAAATGTTCAAGGGACTGTCCGGAACTGAGCATGACAAGGCGCGCCCGCGCGCTGGCGCGGACGACGAAGGGCCATGGGCCGATCGGGAGCGTGACAGTCGAAAGTGGACGCCGGTTTCGACGCCCGTCACGCTCAATCCAAGAAGTCTTGGAACCTCGGTCGGCGGTTAGGCCCGGGTCCCGAACACAGTCTCTGACATAATCTCCCCTTGGGTTCAGACCGCCCTATCCTAGGCGACGCGCTCGTCTGCGCAACAATCTAGGCTGCAGGGGCGCGCTCCAATCTATGCATGAATATACTGGCGCGGGATCCAATATGACAAACATATGACAGATCTGAGGCGCCGATATCGAGTCATTCCAAAGTATATCACTGCCCAGATTCACTCTGTGTTAGTTCACGCGACCTAGGACTGGGTGACCCCCAGTACGAGGCCTTGCATGTCCGGCGTCCTCCTCGACCTCGTCCAACGTTCGTTTCCCATCGACCCCGACACCCCAGGCGCCCTGATCTACGAGCGGTTCGAGGCCGAGCCCGATACCCTCGCCATCGCGGTGGTCGGCGCCGACGGCGCGCCGGTGGGGCTGGTGGAGCGCACCGCCTTCTTCCTGGCCATGGCCGGCCAGTTCGGCCGCGCCCTCTATGCCGGCCGCCCGATCTCCCTGCTGATGAACCCCGAGCCCCTGGTGGTGGAGGGCTCTGTCGATGTGGCGGCCTTCTGCGGCGAGGCCCTGGCCGAGCGGCCCTCGGAACTGCTGCGCGGCTTCATCGTCACGCAAGGCGGCCTCTATGCGGGGGTGGGCAGCGCGCTCTGCCTGCTGCAGGCCACCAACGCCGCCAGCCGCGCCCACGCCGACGAAATGACCACCCTGGCTGCAGCCATGGACCAGGCGCGGATGGAGGCCCAGGCGGCGCTCACCGCCAAGTCGCAGTTCCTGGCGGTGATGAGCCACGAGATCCGCACGCCCCTGAACGGCGTCCTGGCCATCGCCGACATCCTGGCGCGCAAGCTCGCCCAGCCCGAGCTCATTCCCTATGTGCGCGGCATCCAGGATTCCGGCGAAACCCTGCTGCGCCTGCTCACCGACGCCCTGGACCTGTCGCGGGCCGACGCCGGCCGGCTGGAGCTGAACGAGGACAGCTTCGCCCTGGCCCGGGTGACCGGCGACCTGTCCACCCTCTGGGGCGCCCGGGCCGAACTGAAGGGCCTCACCCTGAACATCGTCTATGACGGCCCCGCCGACCAGTGGGCCCTGGGTGACGAGATCCGCATCAAGCAGGTGTTCAACAACCTGATCGGCAATGCGCTGAAGTTCACCGAGAGCGGTGGCGTCGAGGTCGCGCTCCGCGTCCGCCGCGACGGCGTCCACCTGGCCGTGGAGGGCGAGGTCTCCGACACCGGCGCGGGCGTACCGGAGGACCGGCTGGCCAGCATCTTCCAGCCCTTCAGCCAGACCGAGTCGGGCCTGAAACAGGGCGGGGCAGGTCTTGGCCTCTCCATCTGCCGCGAGCTGGTGGACCAGATGGGCGGGACCATTGGGGCGGCCGGCAACGCCGCAGGCGGCCTTTGTCTCAGCTTCGCCATCCCGCTGTTCGACCTGCCGGCGCCTTGCGAGATCGCCTTGGCGCAGGAGGCGCAGCGCCTGGAGCAGGGGGGGCTCCACATCCTGATCGCCGACGACAACGCCACCAACCGCCTGGTGGCCGAGACCCTCTGCGACATGTTCGGGGCCACCACCGAGAGCGTCGAGGACGGACTGCAGGCGCTGACCGCCGCCACCGAGCGTCGCTTCGATCTGATCCTGATGGACATCCGCATGCCCAACCTGGACGGGGTCGCCGCCACCCGCGCCATCCGCGCCTTGCCGGGCGTGGCCGGGCAGGTGCCGATCCTGGCGCTCACCGCCAACGCCGATCCGTGGGACGCGGTCAGCTACATGGCCCAGGGCATGAATGGCGTGGTGGAAAAGCCCATCAAGCCAGAACGCCTGATGGTCGCGATCAATGAGGCCCTGGACAACGACCGGCGCGCGGTCGCGGCTTAGGGGCTGAGGGCTTCCACCATAGAGACTCCAAGGGGAGAAGGACATTTTCACCCGCCTCACCCCTTCGTCGTGAACACCACACTGGGCGCCGAGCGCTCCGCCGGGCCGTGGTTCACCGCCTCGATGTTCCGCGCGCGCTACGAGGGACGCGCCGTGGGCTTCACGGAGTATCTCGTGACGGCGATGCGGGCGTATGCCGACAAGGCATTGAGCTAGCCCAAATCCGCTCATCCCGGCGAAGGCCGGGACCCAGATCGTAAGTCACGACCTGAACCACGAATCCGGCACGCGGCGGATGTATCTGGGCCCCGGCCTTCGCCGGGGTGAGCGGTCTATTGTTAGGCCCTCAACGCCCGCGCCTCATCGGCCGCCACGCCGGCTCCGGCCTTCTCCGTCCACACCTGTTCCACCACGCGGAGCAAACCATCGGCGGTGATGGGCTTGGTGATGTGGCCGTCGGCGCCGGCTTCTGACGAGGCCTGGGCGTGCTCGGGCATGGCGTTGGCGGTGAGGGTGTAGATCGGCGTGGGCGCAGCCTTTTCCCGGCCCTCGCGGCGGCGGATGGCGCGGATGGCGGTCAGGCCGTCCATCACCGGCATCTGCATGTCCATCAGGATCAGGTCGAAGTTCGCGCGGGCGGCCTCGTCCACCGCCTCGGCGCCGTTCTCGACGCAGGTCAGGTCGACGCCGGCGGCGCCCAGGATCAGCTCCACGACCCGGCGGTTGGTGGGATGGTCCTCGGCCAGCAGCACCCGCATGCTGTCGAGGTCGGCCTCCTCGCCCTCGGCCGCCTCGTGCTCGCCCCACAGGTCCACCGCCCCGTGCCGGCGTTGCAGTTCCAGGTCGAGCGCGAAGGTGGAGCCCTTGCCGGGCGCCGAGGTGGCCGAGAGGGTTCCGCCCATGGCCTCGGCGAGCGAACGGCTGATGGCGAGCCCGAGGCCTGTGCCGCCGAACCTGCGCGTGATCGAGCCGTCGGCCTGCTGGAAGCGCCCGAACAGCCGCTGGCGGGTCTCCTCGTCGAAGCCGATACCGGTGTCGGAGACCTCGAAGGTCAGGTGGGTGGAGGTCTCGTCGCGCCGCGCCTTGACCGACAGCTTCACCTCGCCGCCGCTCGTGAACTTTACCGCATTGCCCAGCAGGTTGGTGAGGATCTGGCGGATGCGCGGGGCGTCGCCCTGGAAGGACCCCTGCGCGTAGGGATCGACCTCGACGGTCAGCTTCAGGTCCTTGGCCTCCGCGCTCGCATGGAACAGCGAGGCGCAGGCGTTGACCGAGGTGGCCATGTCGAAGGGCTCGGGGCGGATCTCCAGCCGGCCGGCCTCGATGCGGGCCAGGTCCAGGATGTCGGTGAGCAGGGCTTCCAGGGTCTGGGCCGAGGTCTCGATCAGGTTGACCATCTCGGCCTGGCTTGAGGTCAGGTCGGTGCGGGCCAGGGCGCCGGCGATGCCCATCACTCCGTTCAGCGGGGTGCGGATCTCGTGGCTCATATTGGCCAGGAACTCGCTCTTGGCCTTGTTGGCGGTCTCGGCCTCTTCCTTGGCCTTCACCAGCTCCAGTTCGCCGCGCTTTTCCTTGTCGATATTGCGCAGCACCCCCAGCACCCGCACGATGCGGCCGCGCTCGTCGCGGATCGCCTCGCAGGCGGAATAGTGCCACTGGTGGGGGCCATCCATCTGCGGCATGCGGTAGACCTGCCGGAAGGGCGCGCCGCCCTCGATATAGGCGTCCCAGGCGCGGGTCGCCCCTTCGCGGTCGGCGGGATGGACGGCGCGCCAGATGTCGGCGTCCAGCTCCTCATAGGTCGAACCGTCGACCTCGCCGGCCTGCGGCGACTGATAGCCGGCGCCGGTCAGTTCGCGGCGCTTCCAGTCCATCTCCCACATGCGCAGCTCGCCGATCTCCAGGGCGAGCTTCAGGCGTTCCTCGTTGCGCTTGGCCTCTTCCAGGGCCTCGGCGGTGCGGGTGACGTCCACCGACATGATCAGCAGGCCGCCGATTTCGCCGTCGGCCTCGCGCCAGGGATTGATCTCCACCCGCGCCCACAGGTGGCGGCCGTCGGGCAGGTTCACCGGCACCCGGTCATGCTGCACCTGCTGGCCCTTGAGGCAGCGGTTATAGACCGGGGCCCAGCGCTGAGTGTCGGGATAGGCCTCATAGAGGCTCTGGCCGGCGACGTCCTCGCTCTGCCGCTGGGCGCGCCAGCGGGGGCTGGCCTGGATGACCCGCATCTCCTTGTCGACCATGCACAGGGCCACGGGCGCGGCCTGGACGAAGGCGGAGATCATGTTGCGGGCGGCGGCCACCTCGCCGGCCGCCTTGGCCAGGTCCTCGCGGGCGGTGTGGCGCTTCCACTCGTCGGCGGCCAGGGCCGCCAGGTCGATCAGGTAGTCGGCGAAATCCCGGTCAAAGGCGCGGGGCTCGGTGTTGGAGACAATGACAGCCCCCACGCCCCGGCCATCGGCCAGACGGATCGGCGCGCCGGCGCAGAAGCGGATGCCAAGCGCGCCGGTGACGCCCTTGTGGTCCTTGAAGCGTGGATCGGCGCTGGCGTCCTCGATCCACAAAACAT
The sequence above is drawn from the Phenylobacterium glaciei genome and encodes:
- the rsmD gene encoding 16S rRNA (guanine(966)-N(2))-methyltransferase RsmD; its protein translation is MRIVSGDFRGKAIVTPQGDATRPTSDRARQAVFNILEHAAWSRGLRDLRAIDLFAGSGALGFEALSRGAAFCLFVETDEAARGAIRENVDAMGLFGRTRVHRRSAIDLGQRPGADGPAFDLAFLDPPYAKGLGETALAKLRDGGWLAPEALIVFERGSAEPAFSVEGFEVLAARDYGAARVHFLKLGARPGEVETGSPSGSATK
- a CDS encoding YjhX family toxin encodes the protein MNISKAQQRTLHALAQGGQILLERDDRGHVTRATCISRDGWRLDECDLAVFKSLKKRRLIASRDGQPYRVTRDGLVNLRAQLDNRTSVRGW
- a CDS encoding ATP-binding protein gives rise to the protein MSGVLLDLVQRSFPIDPDTPGALIYERFEAEPDTLAIAVVGADGAPVGLVERTAFFLAMAGQFGRALYAGRPISLLMNPEPLVVEGSVDVAAFCGEALAERPSELLRGFIVTQGGLYAGVGSALCLLQATNAASRAHADEMTTLAAAMDQARMEAQAALTAKSQFLAVMSHEIRTPLNGVLAIADILARKLAQPELIPYVRGIQDSGETLLRLLTDALDLSRADAGRLELNEDSFALARVTGDLSTLWGARAELKGLTLNIVYDGPADQWALGDEIRIKQVFNNLIGNALKFTESGGVEVALRVRRDGVHLAVEGEVSDTGAGVPEDRLASIFQPFSQTESGLKQGGAGLGLSICRELVDQMGGTIGAAGNAAGGLCLSFAIPLFDLPAPCEIALAQEAQRLEQGGLHILIADDNATNRLVAETLCDMFGATTESVEDGLQALTAATERRFDLILMDIRMPNLDGVAATRAIRALPGVAGQVPILALTANADPWDAVSYMAQGMNGVVEKPIKPERLMVAINEALDNDRRAVAA
- a CDS encoding ATP-binding protein — its product is MAKKDAASHSEAERLAATGGLDLSELRPTLARIARLAQAYARSPNCDIVLVEGAQTWHASRPEGWKSNVRSEESFAAVILQSDDVLWIEDASADPRFKDHKGVTGALGIRFCAGAPIRLADGRGVGAVIVSNTEPRAFDRDFADYLIDLAALAADEWKRHTAREDLAKAAGEVAAARNMISAFVQAAPVALCMVDKEMRVIQASPRWRAQRQSEDVAGQSLYEAYPDTQRWAPVYNRCLKGQQVQHDRVPVNLPDGRHLWARVEINPWREADGEIGGLLIMSVDVTRTAEALEEAKRNEERLKLALEIGELRMWEMDWKRRELTGAGYQSPQAGEVDGSTYEELDADIWRAVHPADREGATRAWDAYIEGGAPFRQVYRMPQMDGPHQWHYSACEAIRDERGRIVRVLGVLRNIDKEKRGELELVKAKEEAETANKAKSEFLANMSHEIRTPLNGVMGIAGALARTDLTSSQAEMVNLIETSAQTLEALLTDILDLARIEAGRLEIRPEPFDMATSVNACASLFHASAEAKDLKLTVEVDPYAQGSFQGDAPRIRQILTNLLGNAVKFTSGGEVKLSVKARRDETSTHLTFEVSDTGIGFDEETRQRLFGRFQQADGSITRRFGGTGLGLAISRSLAEAMGGTLSATSAPGKGSTFALDLELQRRHGAVDLWGEHEAAEGEEADLDSMRVLLAEDHPTNRRVVELILGAAGVDLTCVENGAEAVDEAARANFDLILMDMQMPVMDGLTAIRAIRRREGREKAAPTPIYTLTANAMPEHAQASSEAGADGHITKPITADGLLRVVEQVWTEKAGAGVAADEARALRA